CCCGAGGCATTCGTCTTGACAAGGTAAGCATCATCCTCACCTGCTCCGAAGGAGGACGTGGACCCCGCGACGATATAGCCTCCGTCCGAGGTCTGCTGGACGGAGTAACCGTAATCATCGCCATTCCCTCCGTATGTCCTGGTCCAGAGAGTATCTCCGAAGCTATCCGTCTTGACAAGGTAGAAGTCATATTCGCGTAGCCCGGCGGCCCAGGTGTATCCCGCGATGATGTAGCCGCGGTCCGACGTCTGCTGGACGGAGTAGCCCTCGTCGTCGCCCGTCCCGCCATAGGTTCTGGTCCAAAGGGTATCCCCGGAGGCATTTGTCTTGATCAGGTAGACATCATTGCTGTCTGCGCCAAAGGAGTTGGTGTATCCCGCGACGATGAAGCCCCCATCCGAGGTCTGCTGAACAGAGTAGCCGAAATCACCGCCCGACCCTCCGTAGGTCCTGGTCCAGAGGGTATCCCCGGTGTCTTTGGTCTTGATCAGGTACACAGCAGTATCGTGTCCACCGGATGAAGTCGTCCATCCCGTTGCGATGTAGCCCCCGTCCGATGTTTGCCGGACGGCCTCGCCGATGTTCGCTTCCGGCCCTCCGTAGGTCTTGGTCCAATTCTGCTGGGCCTGGCCGAACGACGCAAGGAGCAAGACAAGAAGGACAGCACTTACGGTTCTCATCTGAAAACCTTCCTTTCATTTGCGGACGGTTGTGAAGATGCCTTACTCGACACTCTACATGGCCACCACGCGGACTTTAGAATCTTGCCCGGAAACGCAGGCTGTGTCAATTCCTTTCCCGGGATTGTCGCTGCGGAGCGGGGATTTCCTGGCTTGGTGCAGAAAGGAGGGAAGGCACCTTGGCCGGACTGCGGGCTCTCCTGGCTCACCTCGTTCCTTCCACAACTCGGACTTCGTCACCCGAGGTCCGTACAGTCCATGCACCGGTATGTCCAAGGCGCCGTCGGCGGTCATCATCGTCTCGACCTGCCACGTTGGCCCGGATGATTGTACAACGTTGACCTCTGAGGTCCCTGTCGGACGGCGCATCGCCTGCCGGCGCTGGACTCTTTCCTTCCGGGGAACGAATAACGATGTACGATGCAACGATGAACGATACACGCCGCGCCGCGCTCTTGCCAGCAGGCCACGCGCCCGCCCACGTTCCTGTTAGTGCAACACGGGTTTGATGCGTGCTTTCGTGGTTTCAATATCGGTTCTGGGGATGCGATGGAGGGCTTGCCTTGCGCTGCGGCGTGCATACACTCACACACGATGCCGGTGGCCCATGGACTCGCACGCCTGAGCGCGACCATCGCTCTGGCGGCATCGCTCGCGCTCGCCTACTCGGACTACGAAGGCTACTCGGGAGCACCCGGGACGCTCGGGGCGTGCGCGGGCTCCTGCCACGGCACCCTCGACGGCAGCATGACTGTCACCGGATTCCCCGTGCAGTACGTGCCCGGACAAGCCTATACAATCCGGCTGGGACACGACAGTGGCCCGGCGATCTGGAACTTCAATGCCTCGGCCCGAATTGGGACCGGCTCGCAGACCGCGGGCGTGATTTCGGCCGGCCTTTACACCGAAACCTACTCAGTCCCGACCGAATCGAACGGCGTGCACATGCCGACCTACGGCTACGACACGTGCAGCTTCGTCTGGACCGCGCCGTCTCCGGGCGTCGGCGACGTCCGGCTATATGTCGCCGGACATCAGGACCACACCACCGGCCCGAACACCACGCTCGTCCTCTTATCGAACGAGGCTGCCGGGGTCAGGAGTCGGGCCGAGCCGCTACCGGTCGTGCGTTTCCGGGTGGAACCGACCGTCACGTCCGGGCCGGTCTCCTTCCATTTCAGCAGCCCGAAGCCGGGTCCGGTTGTCATCCACGTCACCGATGCAACGGGTCGCATCCTGGCCTCATTCTCGACGGACCGGTGCGCCGCGGGCGAGCAGCTCCTGGTCTGGCCTGCCCTGGACTCAAGGGGAAGGCGGCTGCCGGCAGGATCCTACCTGGTCCGCGCGAGATTCGGCGGCCAATTGCTTGTCAGAAATATCGTGCTCAAAGGTCGCTGAACGCCCTTCGCGGCAGCACCGTCGCCGCACCACAAGCGACAGCTTTAGCGGAATGCCCTCAGCGAGAAGGCGCAGCCGCGTCAATCGCGGACCTTGGGTTCTGGCTGCCTGCACTGCGACGTATCGCTCAACTGGCCGGGCGGAATTGAGTTCTGCCTTGCCGGAACCCGTTCGTTACTGCCCTGACACCACCAGTTTCTTGTGGATGCGGTCGGACTTGTCACCGTGCACATAGTCGAGCACGTACTCGTACGTGCCGGGCGCTACGTGCCGGCCATTGTCATTGGTTCCGTCCCACGGCACGATATGAACTCCGGCTGCCATGTCCTTTGTCGCCTGCACCCGACACACTCGCTCACCTGCTCGCGTGTAAACAGTCAGACTCACTTTGCCATCGTCCGGCAGGCCGATGACAAACGAGGTGCTGGTGCTGAATGGATTCGGGAAGTTGTGGACGGAGAAGCCCGGCACGAGGGTCAGGTTCAAGACGGCTGTGTCAGCTACAAGCGTGTCATTGCCCAGGTGCCCGGCTATCAGGAATGTCCTTTGAGCAAGCGAGGCCGTGTCGCCAATCAAACCAGAGGGCGCCGTCACGTCGAGCGAGAACCAGCATGACTCGCCCGGCGCTACGTAGCCAAGGTCAGGTATTCCGTCACCATCCGTATCGGTCAGGTCGTTCGCACCGGTCGCGTTGCAGAGCCGAACGTCCCAGCCCGCCGGCGCAGATGGCCGTGCCAGCTCCACGATGCCTCCGGCATCCCCCTCCCTTCTGTTCCCTCCCCCTACAAGGGGGAGGGAGAGGGTGAGGGTGTCGCCTTGAACCAGAGCATAGAACCTATACGTCTTCTCTTGTCCGGCCTTGAGCTGGTCAGACTGGTCCGGCCCAACCTGTAACGACTGCGGGAACGTCCGCACCGAGGAGATGACCTTGTCGTTGGCACGATTCATGTCATTCGCCAGCATCGTCGAGCAACTGACCGCCCATTGGCCCGGCGGCGCTATCCATTCTGAGAATGTCAGGTCCATGGTGGAGTCAGGCGAGAGCGCCTGCGTTACAGTCACCGTCTTGCTGTAGCTCGTACCGATGCGAAACTGTACGCCGAAGAGTCGCTCGGCGGTGTTTCCGAAGTTCTTGATTCTCACCTTCGGCATCACGGTGTCGCCGGCTCGCAGTATGCCGGGTGGTGCAAGAATCGCGACCGCCCCGACATCATGCCTCGGCGGGCCTTTCACCTGAATCGAGGTCCTGATGGTATCGTTGGCCGGTATTTGGTCACCCGCCAGCGATGTGAAACACGTCACTGGAAGGGAACCTACAGTACCTGCAGTCCACGCCGGAAACGTTAACGTGTCCTGCGGTACGGAGTTCAGTGTTTCCTGCACTGTCTGGGAGTAGTCCGAGCCAATCGTCATGGTCACCTGCAATACCGACCCCGAAGTCAGGCCGTAGTTGCGGACTACCACGCGCGGTGAATACGAGTTGCCGGAGTCCGCGACTGCGGGCGGGGACAGAAGCGCGGCCGGGCCAACGTCAAGCTCGCCATTGGTCTTGATGAGGTAGAATTCAGCGCCCGCATCGAAAGGCTTGGTATAGCCTGTGACCACGAAGCCGCCGTCAGAAGTCAGCTGGATGGAGTAGCCCTTTTCGTTGCTTCTTCCCCCGCCGTAAGTTCTGGTCCAGAGCGTATCGCCTTGAGCGTCAGTCTTGATGAGATAGACATCAATAGTCCTGGCAGCATAGAAGGTCTGGGTGAAGCCGGCGACGATGTAGCCGCCGTCAGCGGTCTGTCGGGCCGAGTAGCCCATTGCCTGGCCCGAGTCGGCATAGACCCTGGTCCAAAGCGTGTCGCCAAGGGCGTTGGTCTTGATGAGATAGACAGCAGCTGCGCCAAACGAACTCGTCCTCCCGCCTACGATGTAGCCACCATCCGACGTTTGCTGGACCGAGTGGCCCTGTTCGACGCTCCCCCCGCCGTAGGTTCTGGTCCAAAGCGTATCACCTTGAGCGTCAGTTTTGATGAGCCAGACATCATCAGCGCCTGCACCAAACGAATAGGTTCGCGCACAGACGACATAGCCACCGTCGGTAGTCTGCTGGACAGCGTAACCCTCGTCCGCATTCGATCCTCCATAGGTTCTGGTCCAGAGCGTATCGCCTCGAGCATTCGTTTTGATGAGATAGACATCATTATCTCCCGCACCGAACGACTGGGTGACGCCTGCGAGGACATAGCCCCCATCAGTGGTCTGTTGGACCGAGAGGCCCATTTCAGGCCATGGCCCGCCGTAGGTTCTGGTCCAGAGCGTATCGCCCTGAGCGTCGGTCTTCACGAGATAGCAGTCACCACGACCTGCACCGAAGGATTCGGTAAAGCCCGTGATGATGTAGCCGCCGTCATTGGTCTGCTCGACTGAGTAGCCTTCTTCTCTGCCTGTCCCACCGTAGGTTCTGGTCCAAAGTGTATCGCCCTGAGCGTTGGTCTTGATGAGGTAGAAATCCTCATCCCCAGCGCCGAAGGAATTAGTGGTCCCAGCTATGATATACCCGCCCTCCGAAGTCTGTTGGACCGAACTGACAAAGTCAACAATAGCCCCGCCGTAGGTTCTTGCCCAGTTCGTCTGGGCAGAGGCAATTGAAGCGAGGCAGCCAGCGGACAGCAGGACGCTGACCACCAGCAAGACGCCGGTCCTCATAGCGTGATTGTAAGATTCATGGGCGGCCATGTCAAATCGGCGGGTCGGACGGCCAACAGCTAACGGCTCACGTCCGGAGGCTTCGGCGGCAGTTACATCTGATGCAAGTAAAAGGCCAGAAACCAAGAGCCGGCAATAATAGGGACGCTACCCATTTTCGGGACGTCCCGGCGACGTGGCAGGTGATTCCTGACGCGCGGGCGCGCGAATCGCCGATAGTGGCCAACAGGTTACAGCCGACGAGAGGCAGCCATCGGCGGGCGTGAACTCACGTCCGTGCGGATGAGACGAATTCGTATCATTCATCAGGAGCGGGTCCTTGAGGTTATCTGCTTGCGGTCTCAGGCGTTAGGCTTGTAGCTCACGAATCGATTCCCCCGCCCGGGGGATAGTAGACAGGATTCAGTAGACAGTAGACAGGGAGGTTACCTCCACCGCAATTCTGGGATGAACCTCCACCGGAATTCGACGGGTTGGTCTACCGGTTGCTCTCCGGTTAGCTTCCCCGGTTAGTCTACCCGTTGCTCCACCGGTTCCTCTCCGGGTTGGTCGGAGCGTTGCGGCCCGAGTAGCTCCGCGGGTTGCTCTCCGCGTTGGTCCCGGAGTAGCTCAGGCCGTTGCTCGCCGAATTGCTCGGAGAATTGCCTCCGGAGTTCCTCTGTCCGCCGACGCATCGTGAGGCCCGAGAGTCGGGGTCGAACCATCAGGGAGCGCGCCGGACGCATTCAGAATGCAGAATTGCCAACAACTGTGAACGAGCGTGGCGGCTGAAGCCAGGTTCGCGACACACCGTCTGGGCGCGGCTTGACGCAGAGCGGAGAAATCTCTAGTCTTAGCGCCATGAATCGCCGCCAGCGGGTCCGCAGCGGGCTCTTAATCGTCTCTTTCTTTCTGTTCCCGGTGACGTTCTATTATCTGTCGCCGGCTATCTCGACTTTCGGGGCGTTTCAGGGCGTCGTTACGGGCGCGCTCTTGCTCTTCGGCCTGCAGTTCGTCTCCGCGTTCGTGCTGGGCCGGGCGTGGTGCGGCTGGGCATGCCCGAGCGGCGGCATGCAGGAGGCTTGTTTCCGCGCACGCGACCGGCGTGTTGCCGGTGGGCGCTGGAACTGGATGAAGTTCTTCATCTGGGTGCCCTGGCTCGGCAACCTCGTCTTCACCTTTGCCCGCTTCGGCTTGAAGCGCGTGGACCCGTTCTTCATGACCACGCACGGGTTCTCGCTGGGCAGCCTGCCGGGGATTGTCACTTATGTTCCCACCCTGGGCTTTCTGGTCCTGCTGCCTGCACTGGTCATCGGCCGGCGCGCGTTCTGCCACTACGAATGCTGGATGGCGCCGTTCATGATCATCGGTCGCAGTCTCGGTCGTGTCCTTCGCATTCCGACGCTGCACATGAAGGCCGACTCCGCGAAGTGCGCCGGTTGCGGGACGTGCACGCGCGTATGCCCGATGAGCCTCGAAGTCCAGCCGATGGTGGCGCGCGGCAAGATTATCTCGAGCGAGTGCATCAATTGCGGCGTTTGCGCGGACAACTGTCCGAACAAGGCAATCGCCTTCACGTTCGGGCGAGAGAAGTAACAACCGGGGCCCGGACAATTCAGAGTCCAGAGACCAGAATCCAGAATGCAGAATTGGGATGGCGAAGCCGGAGCATCTGTGTTTATCCGTGTTCATCTGTGGTCAATCCTGGTTGTGCTGCCTCGGGTTGACGACCGGAAACGGCCATCTACAATTATCCATGGCTGAGGCGCCGACGCCGAATTCTCCGGCGCAGCCGGCGCGCCATCAGCGACGTTGGTCTTACCGAAACAGAGGAGGCAGAGTGAAGAGTCTGTGTTTGCTTGCGCTGCTGGTCCCGGCGATGGTGCTCGGCACCCAGCGCGTGATGGTGGTCGAGGAGCTGACCCGGGCCGGGGGCTGACCGTACTGTCCAGGCGCGGCCCGTGGGGTCTGCGAACTCGCGTCAGCGGCGTTCGATTCGGTAGTGTGCATCGCCTATCACTCCGGTGATGCGTATGCGAATACGGCGGCGGCGGCCCGGTACTCCTACTATGGCGAAAGCGGCACGCCGTACGTTCACCTGGACGGCGACTCCGAGGTCGTCGGCGGCATTACCAACGGCACGATGTACCCGGTGTACCGGGCGTACTTCGATACGCGCAAGAGCGTACCCAGTCCGCTCGAAATCGACCTGACCTGCACTTACGATTCTGCTTCGCGGCAGGGGAACCTCGGGATAAAGCTGAAGAACACGACCGGCACAGCGGTGACCGGGCAGTTGCAGGTCGCGCTCTGCGAGAGCCACATCCACTACGTCTGGTACGGGCTCGACAGCCTGTACCACGTAGAGCGCAACATGCTTCCCGATGCCAACGGCGAGGCGGTGACAATCCCGGCCAACGACTCGATAACGAAGGCCAGGAATTTCACCATCGACGCGGCGTGGGTGGCGCGGAACTGCAACCTCGTCGTCTTCGTGCAGGACAATTCGACCAAGGCGATGTACCAGGGCGCGAGCATCGGCGTCTACCAGGTGCCGGCGCTGGACTATCGCGGGTATCAGGCCGCGTACGCCGAGCCGGGAGCGAACGTCAACCTCACGGTCGGGCTCGTGAACCGTGGCACGGGACTGGCGGACTCGGTGAGCGCGGTGCTCTCGACAACCGACCCGGATATCAACGTGACCGCGCCGAACGCGCTGTTCGGCTCGATTACGCTCGGAAAGGACGGCTATTCGCTGACGCCGTTCATCATCCATGTCGACAGCTCGCATGCGGACAACAGCCTGGTGACGATGAATCTCGCGGTCTCCGGTGCGAACGGCTACGCGGGCAGCGTGAGTTTCCCGCTGCTGGTCACGACCAACCGCGGGTTCTCGGACGACATGGAGCGTGGAACGAACGGCTGGACCCACTCGGGAACAAGTGACAACTGGCATCAAACCACACATCGGAGCCAGTCGCCGTCGTCGAGCTGGTACTGCGGTGCGGAGGGTTCGTGGCAGTACACCATCGAGAACGACGCGCGGCTGGTGACTCCGTACTTCGTGTCGGGCGATTCGGCCCGGCTTTCGTTCGACCACTGGTATGACGTCGAGCAGGACTACGATTTCTGCATGCCGGAAATCAACAACGGCTCGCAGTTCTGGGTCCCGCTGGCGAGCTACACCGGAACGAGTACGAACTGGCAACACGTGCAGATCCCGCTCGCTGCCTGGTCGGGCCAGACCGTCAGGGTCGGGTTCAGATTCCTGTCCGACGGCGGCGTGAACGGAGAGGGTTGGTACCTCGACAACCTGCTGTTCGAGCCCTACCACGCGGGCGTGACCGAACCGGCACCGGGCGAGCCGGTCCGTAGCGCGAAGCTCGAAGTCCGAAGCCCGGCCCAACGAACGGCGACGGTCAGCTATGCGATTCCGCCCGGAGCTTACGCGCGGCTTGCCGTCTACGACGTGAACGGCAGGCTGCTGTCGGTGATAGCCAACCGGCTCACCGGCTCGGGACGGGCGAATTGGAGTCTGGCCGGAGTTGAAGCCGGTGCGTACTTCATCCGTCTGACAGATGGCAAGTCGAGCAAGGTCGCCAAGGTCGTAGTGGCGAGATAGCGAGCAGAGGTTCTAGACAGTGCAGGGGCGCGATTCCGCGCCCCTGTCGCTTTATGGCCCGGCCGTGGTCAGTCCGTCGTCTCCGCAGGCAGTGCGTTGAGCGAGTCGATGTAAGCCTGAGTCAGGCCGGTCGAGTCGGTGACCATGTACACCGCCCGCTGGACAATCCACATGTTGCTTCCGCTTGAGATGTCTTTGTGCTGGACCAGGCCGACGATTTGCAGCAGGTCGGAGTTGTCGGTCACCGGGCCGATGTCGAAGGTGTCGCCGGCGTCGGGCGACGGCCGGTTCTTGTTACAGCAGAAGACGCCGAGCAGCACGGTGCTCCCGGCAGTGTCGGCGGCGACCGACTGCGGTTTCAGCAGCAGCATATGCTGGGTGTTGTTGACCCGGCGCTTGAGCAGGAGCCCGGCCGGCAGCACATCGGTCGCGGTGCCCGAAGACCGCGACGCGATGGTCATGCCCATCGTGAACGGCCCGTATGGGCTCAGGTCCGGGCTGCCGGTAATCGAGATGACGTTGATATTCGAATTGATGTTGAACTGGGTGCCGGACGGCTGGAACTCGTTCGTCAGCAGTTGGTCACAGGCAAGAAACAGCAGAGCCAGCGCAATCGCGCTGCGGAAAACAAGGTTCTTCATAGCGTCCTTTCGACGGGAGGAATGGGACGAACCGGACATATAGGACTTATAGGACATACAGGGCGGATTGTCAAGCGGAGACGCGGCCCGGGCTTCCCGGACGCAGCAGTGGCTTCAGGGCCTGAAGTCGTCGGAGAAGGTCGTGTCGGCCGAGCTTCTGGAGCGCGCGTTGCGCGTAGATGTAGTTCCCGGGTTCGTGGAGCTGGAGCAGCGCACGCTGGAGCTTCATCTCTTTCGGGTCGCGGGGAACGTACAGCGGCTGGTCGGTGAACGGGTCTTTGCCGGTGTGCCAGGCGGCAGCGGCCGCGGTCATCGGCAGCGGCGTGAACTGCTGGACCTGGCGGATGAAAAGCCGCTCGGTGCGCACGAGGTACTCGGCAAGCTCGATCGCGTCGTCAACCGTCGAGCCCGGGTGGCCGGAGATGAGATAAGGAATCAGGTACTGCTTCTTGCCGAGGCGCCGGTTCGTCTCGGCAAAGCGGCGGCGGAAGGCCAGGTAGGAGGCGTGGGATGGCTTGTGCATGGCGGCAAGCACGCGCGGTGAGACATGCTCGGGCGCGACCCGGAGCTGGCCCGACACGTAGCGGCGGCAGAGCTGTTCGAGATAGCCCAGACCCGGTTGGTCGTCGATGAGGTCGAACCGGAACCCGGTGCCGACCGATGCCTTCTTCACGCCGGGTAGAGTGCGGACGGCTTCGAGCACCGCCAGTTCCTCTTTCGGCGCGAGACGCAGGCGCGGGCAACGCTGGGGCCACGTACACTCGCGGTCCGGGCAGACACGGCCCGACGACATCTTCGCGCAGGTAGCCGCGTACATGTTGGCGGTCGGACCGCCGATGTCGGTGATGTGCCCCTTGAAGCCTTCGAGCCGCGTAATCCGCGCCGCCTCCCTCAGAATGGATTGCCGGCTCCGCCACTGGATGATGCGGCCCTGGTGCGCGGAGAGCGAGCAGAAGGTGCAGGAGCCGAGACAGCCGCGGTGTGAGGTTATCGAGAACCGGACCGTTTCCAGTGCGGGTATCTTCTCCGTGTAGTCGGGATGAGGCATGCGCGTGTAAGGCAAGTCATACACGTGGTCGAGTTCGGCCTGGGACAGTGGCGCGGGCGGCGGGTAGTGTACGACCCAGCGGTCGCCATGCGGCTGCGCGAGCGTGCGACCGGCGGGGTCATCGGCAGCGCGATGCCAGAGACGGAAGGCCTCGTTGAACTTGTCCTTGTCCGCGGCAACCGCTTCGTAGGAGGGTAACGCGACGGCGTCGGCCGGCGGCTCCTTCCGGTTGACGCAACTGCCACGGATGCCGTCGAGCAGCGAGGGGGCGAGGGGCGAAGGACGAGGGGCGGGCGGTTCGGCAGCAAGGCGCTGAGCGACCTCCACTAGGCTCCTTTCCGCCATGCCGTAGAGCAGGATGTCCGCACGCGTGTCCAGCAGCAGCGAGCGACGGACCGAGTCATCCCAGTAGTCGTAGTGGGCCAGCCGGCGCAGGCTGGCCTCGATGCCGCCGATGACCAGTGGGACGTCTTTGTAGACCTCCCGCAGCCGGTTGCAGTAGACCGTCGTCGCGCGGTTGGGCCGCAGGCCCGGTTTGCCTCCGGGTGAGAAGTCGTCGGT
The genomic region above belongs to bacterium and contains:
- a CDS encoding FlgD immunoglobulin-like domain containing protein, producing MRTGVLLVVSVLLSAGCLASIASAQTNWARTYGGAIVDFVSSVQQTSEGGYIIAGTTNSFGAGDEDFYLIKTNAQGDTLWTRTYGGTGREEGYSVEQTNDGGYIITGFTESFGAGRGDCYLVKTDAQGDTLWTRTYGGPWPEMGLSVQQTTDGGYVLAGVTQSFGAGDNDVYLIKTNARGDTLWTRTYGGSNADEGYAVQQTTDGGYVVCARTYSFGAGADDVWLIKTDAQGDTLWTRTYGGGSVEQGHSVQQTSDGGYIVGGRTSSFGAAAVYLIKTNALGDTLWTRVYADSGQAMGYSARQTADGGYIVAGFTQTFYAARTIDVYLIKTDAQGDTLWTRTYGGGRSNEKGYSIQLTSDGGFVVTGYTKPFDAGAEFYLIKTNGELDVGPAALLSPPAVADSGNSYSPRVVVRNYGLTSGSVLQVTMTIGSDYSQTVQETLNSVPQDTLTFPAWTAGTVGSLPVTCFTSLAGDQIPANDTIRTSIQVKGPPRHDVGAVAILAPPGILRAGDTVMPKVRIKNFGNTAERLFGVQFRIGTSYSKTVTVTQALSPDSTMDLTFSEWIAPPGQWAVSCSTMLANDMNRANDKVISSVRTFPQSLQVGPDQSDQLKAGQEKTYRFYALVQGDTLTLSLPLVGGGNRREGDAGGIVELARPSAPAGWDVRLCNATGANDLTDTDGDGIPDLGYVAPGESCWFSLDVTAPSGLIGDTASLAQRTFLIAGHLGNDTLVADTAVLNLTLVPGFSVHNFPNPFSTSTSFVIGLPDDGKVSLTVYTRAGERVCRVQATKDMAAGVHIVPWDGTNDNGRHVAPGTYEYVLDYVHGDKSDRIHKKLVVSGQ
- a CDS encoding 4Fe-4S binding protein, which codes for MNRRQRVRSGLLIVSFFLFPVTFYYLSPAISTFGAFQGVVTGALLLFGLQFVSAFVLGRAWCGWACPSGGMQEACFRARDRRVAGGRWNWMKFFIWVPWLGNLVFTFARFGLKRVDPFFMTTHGFSLGSLPGIVTYVPTLGFLVLLPALVIGRRAFCHYECWMAPFMIIGRSLGRVLRIPTLHMKADSAKCAGCGTCTRVCPMSLEVQPMVARGKIISSECINCGVCADNCPNKAIAFTFGREK
- a CDS encoding Omp28-related outer membrane protein — encoded protein: MCIAYHSGDAYANTAAAARYSYYGESGTPYVHLDGDSEVVGGITNGTMYPVYRAYFDTRKSVPSPLEIDLTCTYDSASRQGNLGIKLKNTTGTAVTGQLQVALCESHIHYVWYGLDSLYHVERNMLPDANGEAVTIPANDSITKARNFTIDAAWVARNCNLVVFVQDNSTKAMYQGASIGVYQVPALDYRGYQAAYAEPGANVNLTVGLVNRGTGLADSVSAVLSTTDPDINVTAPNALFGSITLGKDGYSLTPFIIHVDSSHADNSLVTMNLAVSGANGYAGSVSFPLLVTTNRGFSDDMERGTNGWTHSGTSDNWHQTTHRSQSPSSSWYCGAEGSWQYTIENDARLVTPYFVSGDSARLSFDHWYDVEQDYDFCMPEINNGSQFWVPLASYTGTSTNWQHVQIPLAAWSGQTVRVGFRFLSDGGVNGEGWYLDNLLFEPYHAGVTEPAPGEPVRSAKLEVRSPAQRTATVSYAIPPGAYARLAVYDVNGRLLSVIANRLTGSGRANWSLAGVEAGAYFIRLTDGKSSKVAKVVVAR
- a CDS encoding YgiQ family radical SAM protein; the protein is MDPAALAAVMPPLSRRGMAALGWDWCDVIVVSGDAYVDHPSFGCAVVARVLLDAGFRVGVIAQPRWSEPEDFTALGRPRLFFGVTAGNVDSLVANYSPNLQLRRTDDFSPGGKPGLRPNRATTVYCNRLREVYKDVPLVIGGIEASLRRLAHYDYWDDSVRRSLLLDTRADILLYGMAERSLVEVAQRLAAEPPAPRPSPLAPSLLDGIRGSCVNRKEPPADAVALPSYEAVAADKDKFNEAFRLWHRAADDPAGRTLAQPHGDRWVVHYPPPAPLSQAELDHVYDLPYTRMPHPDYTEKIPALETVRFSITSHRGCLGSCTFCSLSAHQGRIIQWRSRQSILREAARITRLEGFKGHITDIGGPTANMYAATCAKMSSGRVCPDRECTWPQRCPRLRLAPKEELAVLEAVRTLPGVKKASVGTGFRFDLIDDQPGLGYLEQLCRRYVSGQLRVAPEHVSPRVLAAMHKPSHASYLAFRRRFAETNRRLGKKQYLIPYLISGHPGSTVDDAIELAEYLVRTERLFIRQVQQFTPLPMTAAAAAWHTGKDPFTDQPLYVPRDPKEMKLQRALLQLHEPGNYIYAQRALQKLGRHDLLRRLQALKPLLRPGSPGRVSA